One stretch of Wolbachia endosymbiont of Armadillidium arcangelii DNA includes these proteins:
- a CDS encoding APC family permease, with the protein MSNKIGFLAIFALVISSQIGSGIFMLPISLAPYGAYSLISWVISGLGAISLALVFASLCAKFPETGGPHVYVKHAFGPTAAFFVGWTYWVSSWVSSTAVTIASIGYLAPLFHNDTQDIRLLLEIILILAIMLINLRGVTTAGCVELLLTIVKIIALLAIPIAGLFFFDRNNFIVSEEVSNFTISQTLARSTLLTLWCFIGLESATAPAGSVNNPAKTIPRAIVLGTVCVAVIYFINSLSIMGLISGHDLAGSKAPYVDAVKIMFPGNWHLIISVVAFIVSISNLNAWFLADGQVTLGLAKDKLMPQFFVKKNKHDAPFWGIILSTLGVLALLVLTSNKSFAEQVTSIIDISVMSFLFIYLACSLAFFKVNIQEKNYCKFLIGGVAVSFCCWIVYETSIKTLLISSLFPLSGTLIYLLWYHKLKT; encoded by the coding sequence GTGTCAAATAAAATAGGCTTTTTGGCTATTTTCGCCTTGGTGATTAGTAGCCAAATTGGCTCTGGAATTTTTATGCTCCCAATTAGCCTTGCTCCATATGGCGCTTATAGCCTTATAAGCTGGGTGATATCAGGTCTTGGTGCTATATCTCTTGCTTTGGTTTTTGCTTCACTCTGCGCAAAATTTCCAGAAACGGGTGGTCCCCACGTTTATGTAAAGCATGCTTTTGGCCCCACTGCAGCGTTCTTTGTTGGTTGGACGTATTGGGTGAGTTCATGGGTGAGTTCAACAGCTGTAACAATTGCAAGTATTGGTTATTTAGCTCCACTTTTTCATAATGATACACAAGATATACGTTTGCTTTTAGAAATAATATTAATTTTAGCTATTATGCTAATAAACTTGAGAGGAGTAACTACTGCTGGCTGTGTTGAGCTTCTGCTAACCATTGTTAAAATTATTGCACTTCTTGCAATACCCATAGCAGGGTTATTTTTCTTTGATAGAAATAATTTTATTGTAAGCGAGGAAGTATCAAACTTTACAATATCGCAAACTCTTGCTCGCTCTACACTACTTACTTTATGGTGTTTTATTGGACTTGAATCAGCAACAGCACCTGCAGGATCCGTTAATAATCCAGCTAAGACAATACCAAGAGCCATTGTGCTCGGAACAGTTTGTGTTGCTGTGATATATTTCATCAATAGCCTTTCAATCATGGGGTTAATAAGCGGTCACGACCTAGCCGGTTCAAAAGCACCATATGTTGATGCAGTAAAAATTATGTTTCCAGGTAATTGGCATTTGATTATTTCTGTTGTTGCTTTTATCGTTTCCATAAGTAATTTAAACGCTTGGTTTTTAGCTGATGGACAGGTCACCTTAGGCCTTGCAAAAGACAAGTTAATGCCGCAATTTTTTGTCAAAAAAAATAAGCACGATGCTCCATTCTGGGGAATAATACTCAGTACTTTGGGGGTATTAGCTCTACTTGTCCTAACATCAAACAAAAGTTTTGCTGAGCAAGTGACTTCAATAATTGATATCTCTGTAATGTCATTTTTGTTTATCTACTTAGCATGTAGCCTTGCTTTTTTCAAAGTTAATATACAAGAGAAAAACTACTGCAAATTTTTAATTGGGGGTGTGGCTGTATCTTTTTGCTGCTGGATAGTATACGAGACTTCTATAAAAACATTGTTAATATCAAGCCTATTCCCTTTAAGCGGAACACTTATTTATCTACTTTGGTATCATAAACTAAAAACTTAA